One genomic region from Gemmatimonadota bacterium encodes:
- a CDS encoding superoxide dismutase, whose translation MPYPFKLPDLGYAYDALEPHIDARTMEIHHGKHHQGYTNNLNSALEKHSALHGKSAEEILRDLGSVPEEIRTAVRNNGGGFVNHAMFWQLMTPGGASSPTGGLKEALDSTFGSFDEFKTRFKAAAGGRFGSGWGWLVLGDGGALEIYSTANQDSPLMEGHTPILGVDVWEHAYYLKYQNRRPDYLDAFWNVVNWDVVGDAYTKAR comes from the coding sequence ATGCCGTATCCCTTCAAGCTCCCCGACCTCGGCTATGCCTACGATGCGCTCGAGCCCCACATCGACGCGCGTACGATGGAGATCCACCACGGGAAGCACCACCAGGGCTACACGAACAACCTGAACTCCGCCCTGGAGAAGCACTCCGCTCTGCACGGCAAGTCGGCAGAGGAGATCCTGCGCGACCTGGGCTCGGTCCCGGAGGAGATCCGCACGGCGGTGCGCAACAACGGCGGCGGCTTCGTCAACCACGCGATGTTCTGGCAGCTCATGACGCCGGGTGGCGCCTCCAGCCCGACGGGTGGGCTGAAGGAGGCGCTCGACTCCACCTTCGGCTCGTTCGACGAATTCAAGACCCGCTTCAAGGCGGCGGCGGGCGGCCGCTTCGGATCGGGATGGGGCTGGCTGGTGCTCGGGGACGGCGGCGCGCTGGAGATCTACTCCACCGCCAACCAGGACAGCCCGCTCATGGAGGGCCACACGCCCATCCTGGGCGTCGACGTGTGGGAGCACGCCTACTACCTCAAGTACCAGAACCGCCGGCCGGACTACCTGGACGCGTTCTGGAACGTCGTCAACTGGGACGTGGTGGGGGACGCCTACACCAAGGCCCGGTAG